The sequence below is a genomic window from Nitrobacter winogradskyi Nb-255.
CCTGGAGAGATTCGAAACCGGCAAGCGCGAGCCGGCCATGGTCGCGTTCGACCGCTATGCTTTCGACATGTCGAAATTTTCCAATCGGGGGCATGACGTCGTTTATGGCATTCGCGAACGCTACCTTTGGGAGTTGATTGCTCCCGATGAGAAAGATCCGCTGGTTCAGCAACTGCGCGGCCAGTTCCGCGCCGAGCTTCATGATCGATTCACCGCGCCGATCTATCCGTTTGCTTTTGCCGCGCTGACCTTCGCGTTCCTCGGATCACCGCGCACCACGCGTCAGAGTCGTAATTTCTCCATGGGAGCCGCAATCGCGGCCGTGTTCGGCCTTCGTATGGCGGGCTTCGCGCTTTCGGTCATGACAGTGAAATCGCCGATGGCGGCGCTCCTGCAGTATCTGCTTCTGTTCGGCGCGATCGGTATCAGCCTGAGGGTGATCATTGCGGGAATCGTGCTCGAACCGCCCGCAGCGTTGATGGAAGCGATCAACAGATCGAACGCGCGGATCCTTCGCCTGCTGCGGAAGAGGCCGGCTTTCGCATGAGCATGTTGACGAACACGTTGGGGCGTTATTTTGCCGGCCGTTTCATGGTGGCGGCGCTTGGCGTGTTCGCCAGCATTTTCCTGCTGCTCGTTCTCGTCGATTATATTGAAATGGTCCGGAGAACATCAGGACTTGCGTCGGCATCGGCGCTCATGGTGGCGGAAACGTCGCTGTTCAGGGTGCCTCAACTCCTTGAGAAGCTGACCCCGTTCTGCGTTCTGATCGGCGCCATGACTTGCTATCTCGCATTGTCGCGGAAGCTTGAGCTGGTGGTGGCCCGCGCCGCCGGCGTTTCGGCGTGGCAGTTCATCTCGCCGACGCTGGCCTGCGCGATCGCGCTCGGCGTTTTCGCGACCACGGTTTACAATCCCTTGTCTTCCAACCTGCGTGAATTGTCGAAGCGGATGGAGGCCGAAATGTTCGGCGGCGCGTCGGGCGGAGGTCTCCATGACGCATCGGGCTTCTGGATCAACCAGGTGACCGACGACGGCCAGGCGATCATCAACGCCGCGCTCAGTGAGCAGCAGGGCGTGCGCTTGACGGGACTCACGGTGTTCCGGTTCGATCCCGATTCCAGGTTCAGGGAGCGTATCGAGGCGCGGGAAGCCGCCCTGGAGGACGGCCGCTGGCTGTTCAAAGGCGTCCGCCGGTTCACGCTCGATAACCCTCCGGTCGAGCAGGAAACTTTTGTGCTCCCGACCAGCCTGACGCCGGCGCAGGTTCAGAACAGTTTCTCCACGCCCGAAACTGTGTCATTTTGGCAACTGCCGGACTATATCCGATCCTCCGAAAGTTCGGGGTTTGCCACAGCGGGATACCGGCTGCAGTATCACAAACTCATCGCACAGCCGTTTTTGCTGGCTGCCATGGTGATGCTGGCGGCCTCGGTAAGCCTCCGGTTCTTCCGCTTCGGCGGGGTGCAAAAGATGGTTTTAAGTGGCGTGGGTTCCGGCTTTCTGCTCTATGTCCTATCCAAGGTAACTGAGGATTTGAGCAAGGCCGAATTGATGAATCCAATCGCCGCGGCATGGCTGCCGGTTTGCGTCGGCGGCCTTACCGGTTTTTTGGTCTTGCTGCACCAGGAGGACGGATAGTGGCCCCAATCGCCACCCTCCGTAAACGATCGGCTATTCGCGAGCGGCGCAGCCCCCTGCGCTGCTATCGGTCGGGTGCGTCCGTGATTCCGGCCTCGCTGACGGCGGCCGTTCTCGGTCTGATCGCCGCCGCCGTGATGGACGTCGTCGCGACCACTCCGGCTGCCGCGCAAAGCTTCACCTACAACCCTCGCCCACCCAAGCCCGCGCCGCCGCCAAGGCAGAACGATGGGCAGATGCTCGTTCAGGCCACCGAGCTTGACTACGACTACAATAATTCCCGCGTGTCAGCCGTCGGCAACGTGCAGATGTTCTACAACGGCACGAGCGTCGAGGCGGATCGGGTCATCTACGATCAGAAAACCAAGCGGCTCCATGCCGAAGGCAACATCCGCATGACCGATGCGGACGGCAAGGTCACCTATGCCAACATTCTCGATCTGAGCGACGACTACCGGGACGGATTCGTTGATTCGCTGAGGGTCGACACCGCCGACGCGACGCGCATGGCCGCCACCCGCGCCGATCGGACCGAAGGCAACTACACGGTGTTCGAAAACGGCGTCTATACGGCCTGCGCGCCATGCAAGGAGAACCCGAAGAAACCCCCGCTATGGCAGGTCAAGGGCGCCCGGATCATTCATAACCAGACCGAGAAGATGCTGTACTTCGAGGACGCCCGTTTGGAATTCTATGGCGTGCCGATGGCTTACATGCCCTTCTTCTCGACACCCGATCCGACGGTGAAGCGCAAGAGCGGCTTCCTGATGCCGGCCGTGACCGCCTTTACCGGTTTCGGGGTCGGGGTCGAGACTCCCTACTATTTCGCGTTGGCGCCGAACTATGACCTGACCATCTCTCCCCGGTTCACCACGCGGCAAGGCGTATTGATGCATGGCGAGTTCCGGCAGCGTTTCGAGGACGGCGCCTATCAGATCCGTGCCTATGGCATCAATCAGCTTGATCCGGACGCCTTCGGCGCAGGTCCCGGCAACCGGGACTTCCGGGGCGGTGTCGATACCAAGGGCCAGTTTGCCTTGAACGACAAATGGATCTGGGGTTGGGACGGCGTCCTGCTGAGCGACTACTTCTTCTTCTCCGACTATCGGTTGAGGCAGTACAGGGACCCGATGCAATCGTTCCTGACCTTGCCGACCGAAGCGCTCTCGCAGCTCTATCTGACCGGCGTCGGCAACCGCAGCTACTTCGACGCCCGCGCCGTCCACTACCTGAGCTTCTCCGGCAATCAGAGCCTGGTTCCGGTGATCGCGCCCGTGGTTGATTACTCGAACGTCATCAACCATTCGGTGATCGGCGGCGAGTTCAGCTACAAATTCAATTTCGTCAATCTCATGCGCGATCAGCCGCAGTTCGATCCGATCTCGACACTGGCGAACACCTCCTTCGTGTGCGGGCCGACATCGGCTGACCCGGCGGCGAGACCGCGGGATCTCTGTCTGCTTCGAGGCATTCCGGGAACCTATACGCGTCTGACGGCGCAGGCTCAGTGGCGGAGGTCGTTCACGGATTCCTTCGGTCAGATATGGACGCCGTTTGCCTCGCTTCGCGCCGACGCCATCAATGCCGACATTTCGAACCAGCCGGGCGTATCCGAGTTCCTCCAGCCCGGCGCCACGCAGACAGTCCGCCTCATGCCGGCGGTGGGCCTCGAATATCGCTATCCCTTCATCAACGTTCAGCCCTGGGGCACCACGACGCTCGAACCGATCGCGCAGGTTATCATCCGCCCGAACGAGAGCTATGCGGGCCGGCTGCCGAACGAGGATGCGCAGAGCCTGGTCTTCGACGCCACGAACCTGTTCCGGGTGGACAAGTTCTCCGGTTACGACCGTGTCGAAGGCGGTGGCCGCGCCAATGTGGGCGTGCAGGCGACGACTCAATTCGACCGCGGCGGCGCGATCAATTTTCTGTTCGGACAGTCCTATCACCTGTTCGGCCTCAACTCGTTCGCCGTCGCGGACATGACCAACACCGGTGTCAATTCCGGCTTGCAGCGCGCGCAGTCAGACTACGTGACAAGCGTCAATTATTCGCCGAACAGCGCCTTCACGTTCAGCACCCGCGCGCGCATTGATGAGACGACCCTGAATGTGCAGCGCTTCGAAGCCGAAGGCCGCGCCAGTTTCAACCGCTGGTCCGGGAGCATTTTGTACGGCGATTACGCGGAGCAGCCCAACCTCGGGTTCCTGACAAGGCGCCGGGGTATCCTGGGCTCCGGCTCCATAAAGATCGCATCCAACTGGGTTGTGCAGGGTGCGGCGCGCTGGGATCTGGAAGCCAGACAGATCAACCAGTATGCGGTCGGCGCGGGATACGTGGACGATTGTTTCGTGCTCGGCGTCAACTACGTGACATCATACATTTACGCTGCGGGAGCAGCGCCGCCCCAGCTTAACCACGCTTTCATGCTTCAGCTTGGGCTGAGAACCCTGGGGCAGACCCGCCAAGGGTCGACCGGCGTCCGCTAGAGTCGTTCACCGCTTCATGGAAGCGATGAACGACTCTAGCCTTTTGATTGACGCGTTTTCTTTACGCGAACCGGATTCCACTTCGCTCGAAAACGCTATAGGTTTCAAGTGGAGGTGCTTTTTGCAGCAAGACCGGGCTGCCTGATTTGACACAGCCTCCGTCGACAAAAGATCTGCTAGCGCGACTGACATGAAAATGACCCTGCTCTACCGGCCATCCAGCCTCCTTGCCGTATTCGCATTTCTTACGTTCGTCAGCATGAACTCGCCGCTGCATGCGCAGTCGATCGCGGTCATGGTCAACGGTGAGCCGATCACCACTTTGGATATCGAACAGCGCAGCCGCCTGATCAAGATATCCACTCACAAATCTCCGTCCCGGCAGGAGGTGATCGACGAGCTGATCGATGAGAAGGTGAAGGTCAAGGAGGCCAAGAAGTACGGTGTGAATCCGACCTCGACGGACATTGATCGTGCCTACGCCAATATGGGCGCGCGGATGGGGATGTCGCCCGAACAGCTGACGAAATCGCTCGGCTCCCAGGGGATTCGCCCGGATACGATTAAGTCGCGCCTGAAAGCCGATCTTGTCTGGGGAAGCCTCGTGCGCGGCCGCTTCAAGGAAAGTCTTCTCGTGAGTGATCGGGACGTCAATGAAGCGCTGAAGAACAGCGGCGAGGATCAATCGAAGATTGAGGGGGTCGAGTACCAGATGCGCCCTGTCGTTCTGATCGTTCCGCGCGGTGCGACGGCTTCCATGGTGGAAGCGCGGCGCAACGAGGCCAATGCTTTGCGCGAGCGCGTGCAATCCTGTGCGGAGATCATTCGCACCGTCAAGGTGATGCGGAATGCCACCCTCCGCGAGACGATCACCAAAACGTCCACCGACCTGCCGCCTCCGCTTCGTGATCTGCTGGACAAGACGGCGGTGGGACATCTGACGCCGCCGGAAATGACCCGGCAGGGCGTCGAAATGGTGGCGGTATGCGGAAAGAAGGTGACAAGCGTGGACACCCCGAAGAAAAAGGAAATCCGGGAGAAAATGTTCGCCGACAAATATGAGAAGCGATCCAAATCTTACCTGGAACGTATTCGAAAATCGGCGATGATCGAATATCGTGAGAGCCGCCCCTGAGAACGGCGTGCAAATGACGTTCTCGCGTCCCGCAGAAGTCTAAGGCGGCGGATGTCTTGAACGGCGGCACTGTCCGATCAAAAGCCGCGCCGGAGTCACCGCTTGGTAAAGCCAATAGCACTGACACTGGGTGAGCCGGCCGGCATCGGACCGGACATCGCGATCGCGGCCTGGCTGCGCCGCGAGAGCGATTCCGTTCCGCCCTTCTACCTTCTTGGCGATCGCGCCTTCATCGCGGCACGGGCAAAGCTGCTCGGACATGAAATTCCTCTGGTGGATGTCGGCCAGGGAGACGTGTCCAGGATATTTTCTGAAGCGCTTCCGATTGCCGCCACGGGCCATACGGCAACCGCGCAGCCCGGCGATCCCGACGACAACAGCGCCCCCGCGGCGATCGGATCAATCCGTCAGGCGGTCAGCGACGTTGTGGCGGGCCACGCGGGAGCGGTGGTCACCAATCCGATCGCCAAGAGCGTGCTCTACCGGGCGGGATTCGCCCATCCCGGTCACACCGAATTTCTCGCAGAACTGGCGGCGGCGAACGCCAATCCTCCCCAACCGGTGATGCTGCTGTGGTCGTCAGATCTCGCGGTGGTGCCGGTCACCATCCACCTGCCGTTGCGCGATGCGATCTCAATTCTGTCGAGCCGCATGATCGTGGACACCGTCCGCATTGTCGTGGCGGACTTGCGCGCTCGGTTTGGGATTCGCAATCCCCGCATCGCGGTATCCGGATTGAATCCCCATGCGGGAGAAGACGGCTCGCTTGGAACCGAGGATCAGACGATCGTGGCCCCCGCCATCGCAACCCTGCGCGCTGAGGCGATCGACGTCAAAGGTCCGCTTCCGGCCGACACCATGTTCCATGAGGCCGCGCGCCGGACCTACGACTGCGCGATCTGCATGTATCACGATCAGGCGCTGATTCCGGTCAAGACACTGGCGTTCGATCGGGCGGTCAATGTCACGCTGGGACTGCCGTTCATCCGTACATCGCCTGATCATGGCACCGCGTTCGACATAGCCGGCACGGGGCGCGCCAGTCCATCGAGTCTGATCGCCGCGCTGCGGCTCGCCGCGCGGATGGCAGGTCCGACGCCTTCGTCATGAGCATGATCGATGACCTTCCGCCGCTGCGCGACGTCATCAAGCGTCACGCTTTGTCGGCGCGAAAATCGTTGGGACAGAATTTTCTGCTCGATCTGAATCTCACATCCAGGATCGCGCGCGCCGCCGGTCCGCTTCAGGATGCGACAGTCGTCGAGATCGGTCCCGGCCCCGGCGGATTGACACGAGCGTTGCTTGCGGTCGGCGCGAAGCATGTTATCGCCATTGAGCGTGACGAACGCGCGCTCGGCGCGCTGGAAGAAATCTCGGATCGCTATCCCGGCCGTCTCACGATCATCAACGCAGATGCGACGGACTTCGATCCGCGGCCCCTGCTCGGCACGACGCGCGCAAAGATCGTCGCCAACCTGCCTTACAACATCGCCACCGCGCTTTTGATCCGATGGCTCAGCATCGAGCCTTGGCCACCCTGGTACGATGTCATGGTGCTGATGTTTCAGCGCGAGGTGGCCGAGCGGATCGTTGCCCGTGAAAACGAAGACGCCTATGGCCGTCTCGGCGTTCTGTCGAACTGGCGGGCCGAGACCAAAATCCTCTTCGACATCTCGCCCGCCGCCTTCGTTCCGCAACCCCAGGTCACGTCTTCCGTGGTGCGGCTGATACCGCGCTACAACCCCGAGCCCTGCGACCGCCGCAGCCTGGAGCAAGTCGCTGCCGCCGCGTTCGGGCATCGCCGGAAAATGCTGCGGCAGAGTCTCAAATCGTTACCCGCCGACCCGGCGTCGCTCGCGGCCGCGGCCGGCATCGATCCCACGCGGCGCGCGGAGACGGTTTCGATATCCGGCTTTGCGGCCATGGCGCGTGAGTTGGCGAGCATCGTTGGAAGCGGCAAAAGACTCTAAGTTTCGAGTTGCCGCTGTAGTTCTCGTACGAAAGCGGTCAATCCGGTCCGGCGTTCGCGCTTGAGCCGCTCAGCCTTCAGGATAGACTGCACCTCGGCGAACGCTTCATCGATATCCCGGTTGATGACGATGTAATCGTATTCGGCCCAGTGGCTCACTTCATGGGCGGCGCGGGCCATTCGTTCACGGATGACATCATCCGAATCCTGGGCGCGGGTATGCAGACGCCGCTCCAGATCCGCGGCGGACGGCGGCAGAATAAAGACGCTGACCACGTCGTCTCGCGCCTTCTCCCGTAGCTGCTGCGTGCCTTGCCAGTCGATATCGAACAGGACATCGCGGCCGGATGACAGCGCCGCATCCACCGGCGCGCGCGGCGTGCCGTAATGATTGTCGAACACATGAGCCCATTCTAGCAGATCGTTCCGCTCGACCATGGCCGCAAAGGTTTTCTCGTCGACGAACGCGTAGTCACGACCATCGACCTCGCCGGGCCGCATCGGTCGGGTGGTCGCGGATACCGACAGGCTCAAGCCTTCGACGCGCTCGATCAGCAGCCGCGACAGCGTGGTCTTGCCGGCGCCGGAAGGCGACGATAGCACGAACATCAGGCCGCGCCGCTCGACTCCATCGAAACCCCGATCGTGAGCAGTCATCGATCACTCCAGATTCTGGACCTGTTCGCGAAACTGTTCGACGACGTTCTTCAGTTCGAGTCCGACATTGGTCAGTTCGAGATCGTTCGACTTCGAG
It includes:
- the lptG gene encoding LPS export ABC transporter permease LptG: MSMLTNTLGRYFAGRFMVAALGVFASIFLLLVLVDYIEMVRRTSGLASASALMVAETSLFRVPQLLEKLTPFCVLIGAMTCYLALSRKLELVVARAAGVSAWQFISPTLACAIALGVFATTVYNPLSSNLRELSKRMEAEMFGGASGGGLHDASGFWINQVTDDGQAIINAALSEQQGVRLTGLTVFRFDPDSRFRERIEAREAALEDGRWLFKGVRRFTLDNPPVEQETFVLPTSLTPAQVQNSFSTPETVSFWQLPDYIRSSESSGFATAGYRLQYHKLIAQPFLLAAMVMLAASVSLRFFRFGGVQKMVLSGVGSGFLLYVLSKVTEDLSKAELMNPIAAAWLPVCVGGLTGFLVLLHQEDG
- a CDS encoding LPS-assembly protein LptD codes for the protein MAPIATLRKRSAIRERRSPLRCYRSGASVIPASLTAAVLGLIAAAVMDVVATTPAAAQSFTYNPRPPKPAPPPRQNDGQMLVQATELDYDYNNSRVSAVGNVQMFYNGTSVEADRVIYDQKTKRLHAEGNIRMTDADGKVTYANILDLSDDYRDGFVDSLRVDTADATRMAATRADRTEGNYTVFENGVYTACAPCKENPKKPPLWQVKGARIIHNQTEKMLYFEDARLEFYGVPMAYMPFFSTPDPTVKRKSGFLMPAVTAFTGFGVGVETPYYFALAPNYDLTISPRFTTRQGVLMHGEFRQRFEDGAYQIRAYGINQLDPDAFGAGPGNRDFRGGVDTKGQFALNDKWIWGWDGVLLSDYFFFSDYRLRQYRDPMQSFLTLPTEALSQLYLTGVGNRSYFDARAVHYLSFSGNQSLVPVIAPVVDYSNVINHSVIGGEFSYKFNFVNLMRDQPQFDPISTLANTSFVCGPTSADPAARPRDLCLLRGIPGTYTRLTAQAQWRRSFTDSFGQIWTPFASLRADAINADISNQPGVSEFLQPGATQTVRLMPAVGLEYRYPFINVQPWGTTTLEPIAQVIIRPNESYAGRLPNEDAQSLVFDATNLFRVDKFSGYDRVEGGGRANVGVQATTQFDRGGAINFLFGQSYHLFGLNSFAVADMTNTGVNSGLQRAQSDYVTSVNYSPNSAFTFSTRARIDETTLNVQRFEAEGRASFNRWSGSILYGDYAEQPNLGFLTRRRGILGSGSIKIASNWVVQGAARWDLEARQINQYAVGAGYVDDCFVLGVNYVTSYIYAAGAAPPQLNHAFMLQLGLRTLGQTRQGSTGVR
- a CDS encoding SurA N-terminal domain-containing protein, whose amino-acid sequence is MKMTLLYRPSSLLAVFAFLTFVSMNSPLHAQSIAVMVNGEPITTLDIEQRSRLIKISTHKSPSRQEVIDELIDEKVKVKEAKKYGVNPTSTDIDRAYANMGARMGMSPEQLTKSLGSQGIRPDTIKSRLKADLVWGSLVRGRFKESLLVSDRDVNEALKNSGEDQSKIEGVEYQMRPVVLIVPRGATASMVEARRNEANALRERVQSCAEIIRTVKVMRNATLRETITKTSTDLPPPLRDLLDKTAVGHLTPPEMTRQGVEMVAVCGKKVTSVDTPKKKEIREKMFADKYEKRSKSYLERIRKSAMIEYRESRP
- the pdxA gene encoding 4-hydroxythreonine-4-phosphate dehydrogenase PdxA; its protein translation is MVKPIALTLGEPAGIGPDIAIAAWLRRESDSVPPFYLLGDRAFIAARAKLLGHEIPLVDVGQGDVSRIFSEALPIAATGHTATAQPGDPDDNSAPAAIGSIRQAVSDVVAGHAGAVVTNPIAKSVLYRAGFAHPGHTEFLAELAAANANPPQPVMLLWSSDLAVVPVTIHLPLRDAISILSSRMIVDTVRIVVADLRARFGIRNPRIAVSGLNPHAGEDGSLGTEDQTIVAPAIATLRAEAIDVKGPLPADTMFHEAARRTYDCAICMYHDQALIPVKTLAFDRAVNVTLGLPFIRTSPDHGTAFDIAGTGRASPSSLIAALRLAARMAGPTPSS
- the rsmA gene encoding 16S rRNA (adenine(1518)-N(6)/adenine(1519)-N(6))-dimethyltransferase RsmA, with amino-acid sequence MSMIDDLPPLRDVIKRHALSARKSLGQNFLLDLNLTSRIARAAGPLQDATVVEIGPGPGGLTRALLAVGAKHVIAIERDERALGALEEISDRYPGRLTIINADATDFDPRPLLGTTRAKIVANLPYNIATALLIRWLSIEPWPPWYDVMVLMFQREVAERIVARENEDAYGRLGVLSNWRAETKILFDISPAAFVPQPQVTSSVVRLIPRYNPEPCDRRSLEQVAAAAFGHRRKMLRQSLKSLPADPASLAAAAGIDPTRRAETVSISGFAAMARELASIVGSGKRL
- the gmk gene encoding guanylate kinase; protein product: MTAHDRGFDGVERRGLMFVLSSPSGAGKTTLSRLLIERVEGLSLSVSATTRPMRPGEVDGRDYAFVDEKTFAAMVERNDLLEWAHVFDNHYGTPRAPVDAALSSGRDVLFDIDWQGTQQLREKARDDVVSVFILPPSAADLERRLHTRAQDSDDVIRERMARAAHEVSHWAEYDYIVINRDIDEAFAEVQSILKAERLKRERRTGLTAFVRELQRQLET